A window of Stutzerimonas stutzeri genomic DNA:
GGCCGCCGGACCAGTCGACCAGTTCGGCGATGCTCTTGGCCGCCAGCAGCTCGCGGGTGGCGTCGTTGCGGCGGATGCCGAGGTCTTCCGGCAGGGCGATCAGCCCTTCGCGGCGCATGCGCGCGGTGTCCTTCGGGTTGTGCCGCAGGCCGATGCTGGTGACGCCGGCCACCGCGGCGATCATCGCCTGGCGCTCTTCCAGCGAGCGCGCCTTGTACAGGTAGGCGATGCCTTCCTCGGTGAGCAGGTGGGTGACGTCGTCGCCGTAGATCATGATCGGCGCCAGCGGCATGCCGCTCTTCTTCGCCACCTCGACCGCGTCGAGCTGCTCGACGAAAGTGGGTTTGCCGCCTTCCTGGAACGTCTCGACCATCTGCACCACGAGCTTCTTGCCGCGCTCGAGCATGGTCACCGGGGCTTCGCCGCCGGGCATGGCCATATCGAGCCAGGCCGGGGTCGGATGGCGACGACCGCGCGGGTCGTGGCCCATGTTCGGCGCGCCGCCGAAGCCGGCCAGGCGACCACGGGTAACGGTGGAGGAATGCCCGTCGCCATCGACTTGCAGCGTTGCACCGATAAACAGGTCCACGGCGTACTGCCCGGCCAGCTGGCACATCATGCGGTTGGAACGCATCGAGCCGTCGCGGCCGGTGAAGAACACGTCCGGGCGCTGGGCGATGTAATTCTCCATGCCTAGCTCCGTGCCGAAGCAGTGCACGCTTTCGACCCAGCCGGTCTCGATGGCCGGGATCAGGGTCGGGTGCGGGTTGAGCGTCCAATTGCGGCAGATCTTGCCTTTCAGGCCGAGGGATTCGCCGTAGGTCGGCAGGATCAGCTCGATGGCGGCGGTGTTGAAACCGATGCCGTGATTGAGCGACTGCACGTTGTGTTTTTCGTAGATGCCGCGGATCGCCATCATCGCCATCAGCACGTGCACCGGCTTGATGTGGCGCGGGTCGCGGGTGAACAGCGGCTCGATATAGAACGGCTTGTCCGCCACCACGACGAAATCGACCCAGCTCGCCGGGATGTCCACGCGCGGCAGCTCGTCGACGATCTCGTTGACCTGGAAGATGACGATGCCATCACTGAATGCGGTCGGCTCGACCAGGGCTGGCGTGTCTTCGGTGCTGGGCCCGGTGTAGATGTTGCCGTGGCGGTCGGCCTGGAAGCCGGCCACCAGCGCGACGTTGGGGATCAGGTCCACCAGCAGACGCGAATAGAGTTCGATGTAGGTGTGGATGGCGCCGACTTCCAGCAAGCCGTCTTCGAGCAGCTGGCTGATGCGCAGGCTCTGCGGACCGGCAAAGGAGAAGTCGAGCTTGCGGGCGATCTGCCGTTCGAACAGATCCAGGTGCTCGGCGCGGCTGACACTGGGCATGATCATGTGCAGGTCGTGCAGCTTGCCGGGGTCGACCTGGGCCAGGGAGCGGGAGAGGAAATCCGCCTGCTTCTGGTTGTTGCCCTCGAGCACCACCCGATCACCGGGGGCGATCAGCGCTTCGAGCGCGGCGACGATCTTGTCGCTCGGCAACACCACGCCATCGGCGAGGTTGCGCACCTGGTCGAGACGCCGGGCTTTTTCAGCGCGACGACGCGACCACTGCGGCGGTGGGGATATTGTTGTTGTCATGCTGACTCCACAGTTTTCCGCTTTGTGGAGTGCACAGTAGGAAGATGACCGAAGGGTCATCAATCAAGCTGAATGCCAGACCGTTACGCTAGACGTAACGGTTCGCGTCCCAGAGCGGCTGGCGCATGGAATACACCTGATATTTTCTGTGCCCCGCGATGCTCTGTGGCCCAAACGCTGTTAACGAATCTTTCACATCGCCTTGACGGTTCCTTGATCCACCGAGCGCTAGCCTGCCGACACGCCCTCTTGATGTGATGCCGGTAATGCCCGAATTCCGTTCGCTGCCAGGTTCCACCCGCCGTCGCGCCCAATGGCGATGCAACCCGTATCGCCTGGTGCTGGCCGCAGCCATAGCGCTGCTCAGCGGTGCCTGCTCGGCTGAAACCCTGGGCGAAAACCTCATGTCCTGGGACCACTGGACCGACTCCGCTGGACGTGCCGCACGCGACAACGCGACCTGGATGCCGCTGGCAGGGGCGGCGGTTATCGCTGCGGGCGGTTGGGATCGTCAGTGGCAGCGCTCGCTGGCCAAGCATCATTATTTGTTTGGCGAAGAGGGCGAAGACGCGAGCAATCGCCTGTTGCAGGCCGGCACATTGCTGTACGCGACCAGTCTTGTGTTTGCCGCGCCTGCGGAAACACCCTTCACCGACGCGCTGGATTGGAAGGCGGCCAACCTCGGGGCGTTCGTGGCCAGCAAGGCCAGCGTCGACGAGTTGGCCGGTCGGCTCAAGCTTGCATCCGGGCGCGAGCGGCCCGATGGAGTGCCGGACGATGCCTTTCCGTCACGCCACAGCGCAACGAGCGCCGCGCAGAACACGCTGACGCGGCGCAACCTGGATTACATCGAGATGGATGCCACGCTCCGAGACGCCGCGAAGATCGGCCTGCATACGCTCGACGGCCTGACCGGGCTGGCCCGGATCGAAGCCGACCAGCACTACCCCACCGACGTGCTGGCGGGTATCGCGCTGGGCAACTTCGTCTCGTCCTTTGCCTTCAACCTTCTGCTCGAGCGTGGCGACCCGCAGAGCTACCAGTTCAACGTGGTGCCCGCGCTCGATGGTTACGCGCTGGAAACACACTTCACCTTTTAGCGATACGGCAAATCGCCAGCCTCACTTGTCGCGATCAATATTGAACGGCGACCAGGCCTGACGCGTCGGCATCACTTCCAGGCGGTTGATGTTGATGTGATCCGGCAGAGTGGCGACGTAGAAAATCTGCTCGGCGATGTCCTCGGCGGTCAGCGGTGTGGTGCCGCGGTAGAGGCGGTCGCTGGCGTCCTGATCGCCCTTGGTGCGAACCAGGGTGAACTCGGTTTCGGCCATGCCCGGAGCGATGTCGGTGACGCGCACGCCGGTGCCGAGCAGATCGCAGCGCAGGTTGTAGCCGAACTGCTCAACGAAGGCCTTGGTCGCGCCATAAACATGGCCACCCGGATAAGGCCAATGGCCGGCCACCGAACCGATGTTGACGATGCTGGCGCCTTTGCCCGTTTCGATCAGCGTCGGCAGCAGCGCATGGGTGACGTTGACCAGGCCGGTGATGTTGGTGTCGATCATGGTGTGCCAATCGGCCAGATCGACCTTTTGCGCGGGCTGCGGCGCCAGGGCGAGGCCGGCGTTGTTGACCAGGCAATCGATCTGGCGGAGTTCGGCGGGCAACTGTTCGACCACCTCCTTCACCGCGCCGGCATGGCGCACGTCGAGAGTGGCGATGTGCACCGGCACCTTGCTCGACAGCTCGCTCTGCAGCTCTTCCAGGCGCTCGCTGCGCCGGCCGGTCAGCACCAGCGCCCAGCCAGCCTCGGCGAAGCGGCGGGCAGTTGCACGGCCGAAGCCGGAAGTGGCGCCGGTGATGAATACGATCTTCTGTTTCATGCTCTTCCTCTTTCTCTAAATGCCTGACCGTCGTATAGGCGACGCGGCAGCACGTGGCGCGGTGACCGCGTTCAGCTTAGGGGGGCCGAGCCGTCGAGGCAAAGTGCCGCGTGCATGGATCGATCCTGAATGGTCTGTCATACGGCACGCCTGCCAGCGAGGGCTCGCCCTATACTGGCAGCCCCTCGCTCGCCCACGACATTTCGGAGCCCCTCATGCAAGGTCGCTTGATCTACCTGATCGGGCCATCCGGCGCCGGCAAAGACAGCCTGCTCGACGCCGCCCGTCCAGCGTTGGCCGAACGCCACGTGCGTGTTGCGCGGCGGGTGATCACTCGCTCAGCCGAAGCCACCGGCGAGGCGGCGCGGCCGGTGACCCAGGCGGAGTTCGAGCGACTCGAGGCCCAGCAGGCATTTGCTCTGAGCTGGCGCGCGAATGGCCTGGCCTATGGCATTCCCACCGAAATCGACGAATGGCTGGCCGCGGGTGAGCACGTGCTGGTCAATGGCTCGCGTGGTTATCTCCCGCAGGCACGGCAGCGTTACCCGGATCTGCTCGCCGTCCTGCTCAGCGTCGAGCAGGACGTGCTGCGCCGACGCCTGGAAGCACGCGGGCGGGAAACGGACGAACAGATCGAATCGCGACTGGCGCGCAACGCACTGTTCGCCGGCGAGCTGGACGACTACATCCGCCTGGATAACTCCACACCGATCGCCGAGAGCGTTGAGCGCCTGCTGGCATTGATCGATGAACACCTGCCATCGCGCTGAGCTGGCGCGTTGGTGGGCTGAAGCCCACCCTGCGGCGGAGGCGCGCAGCAGCGCCCGGCCAGCCTGGGAGACGATGGTGGGTGCGTTGTAGGGTGGACTTCAGCCCACCGATTTACAGTGCTTAGAAAGCAATCGCCGAAACGCCTCCCCATGGAGAAGCATCAGCATTCGCTATGCAGCCCCCGAATGTCGGTCAGCTCACCGCCCCGGCTGCGGACGGAAGCCCGGTACGCTGCTGGGCCGCTCGACCCGTGCGGCCGGCATGCTGCAGTTGAGGTCGCGGAAGGGCCGTCCGTCGAGCTGCTCCCAGCCCTCGCCCGGCGAGGTCTGGCGACAGATGACGGTACCGTCGAGCTTGCTCTGCCATTGGTAATAGGGCGCCGGCGCGGCGCTGGCAGCGATGGGCAGGAACAGGCTGAGGGCTAGCAGAAAAATGCGCATGGCGAGCTTCGGCGGTGCGATGGCGCCACTGTAAACCTTCGGCGGCCGCTGGCAAGCGCCATCCAGCGCCCGGTCAATACCAGACCTTGGCCGCCTCGCGCATGAAGATTTCCACGGTCTTGGGGCCGACCCCTTCGAAGTCGGCCAGACGCTTTTCCAAGTCCTTGCGGCTCTCGCTGAGCTCATGGATGCGTCCGAACTTGCCGCCATATTCCTGATTGAGCTTTTCACAGAGCTTGAGCAGGCGCTCGGCGGTGGATTCGTCGTAGCGCACGTAATGCCCTTCGCCGAGCATATCCACCAGCTCTTGCCAGCTGCAGTTACCCAGTTTGCGCGGGGTATCGCGCTTGTGCTTGTCGACAAGGACGCGGTAGGCCTCGGCGGCGATGTCCTGCTGGATGCGCTTGCCGAACAGAAAGCTGGCGAGGAACCACTTGAACAACGCACCCTCACCCTCGCTCATGTCGATACCCAGGTCTTTCGCACTGATTTCCGCGCTCATGCCGAGCCCTCCGTCGCAGAGTGTCTGCATTCGAATGCGCTGCGGCGGGCAAGTTTCTGCCTTCAGTCAGCGCCGATAAGCGGTTTCTTGCCGAGGCGCCCACCTCAATAAGCGGTTTTCCGCCGACAAACCCCGAATCAGTCAGCAACAACCCACGTCCCAGGGCCTGCGCGTCGGCTGGCACGGCTTCTGCTAATGGCAATGTGCTCGATACGAATCCAACGACAAGAAGAGCTCCAGCGATATCCACCTGCCGAGATTGCCTCGGCGCCATCGCCATCTCTGCTTGATCGTCCGGCGCATTCGACGAACGCGGCATCGTCTATCGTCAACATGCTGCGTCAACCAATAAAAACGAACGGAGATCCACCATGAGACTGACCAAACGCTTGGGCCTGCTCGCTGCCGCTGCGGCTTTCACTGCCAGCACCGCGGCGGTCGCCGCACCGACCTTTATCAACATCCTCACGGGCGGCACCAGCGGCGTGTACTACCCGATCGGCGTGGCCCTGTCGCAGCAGTACAACAAGATCGACGGCGCCAAGACCTCGGTACAGGCCACCAAGGCTTCGGTGGAAAACCTCAACCTGCTGCAAGCCGGTCGTGGTGAGCTGGCCTTCTCTCTGGGTGACTCGGTCGAAGACGCCTGGAACGGTGTCGAGGACGCCGGCTTCAAGGCTCCGCTCAAGCGCCTGCGCGCCATTGCCGGCACCTACAACAACTACATCCAGATCGTCGCCAGCGCCGAATCCGGCATCAAGACGCTGGACGACCTGAAAGGCAAGCGCATCTCCGTCGGCGCGCCGAAATCTGGCACTGAGCTCAATGCCCGCGCGATCTTCAAGGCTGCCGGTCTGGACTACAAGGACATGGGCCGCGTCGAATTCCTGCCTTACGCCGAGTCCGTCGAGCTGATCAAGAACCGTCAGCTGGATGCCACCCTGCAGTCCTCGGGCCTGGGCATGGCCGCCATCCGCGACCTGGCCAGCACCATGCCGGTGACCTTCGTTGAAATCCCGGCCGAAGTGGTCGAGAAGATCGCCAGCGATGCCTATCTGGCAGGCGTGATCCCGGCCGGCACTTATGACGGTCAGGACGACGACGTACCCACCGTGGCCATCACCAACATCCTGGTGACCCACGAGAAGGTCTCCGACGAAGTGGCCTATCAGATGACCAAGCTGATGTTCGACAACCTGACCGCGCTGGGCAACGCCCATTCGGCCGCCAAGGACATCAAGCTGGAAAACGCCACCCAGAACCTGCCGATTCCGCTGCACCCGGGTGCCGAGCGCTTCTACAAGGAAGCCGGGGTACTCAAGTAACCCAGCGCTGACCGACGAGCTGGATCAGGCCTGACCGCCGGTCCAGCCCGCTCCCTGTACACGCAGGCTTGCCCGCTTTGCCTCGTTGGCAAGCCTGCTTCTACAGGCATCCCCTTGCAGTGAGAGAGTGATTCCCATGAGCGAAAGCCAAGGGCTGCATGCCAGCCCCAGCGAATGGCCGAGGGCGCTGTTCTACGTCGCCCTGCTGTTCTCCATCTACCAGATCGTTACTGCCGCCTTTCACCCGGTGACCAGCCAGGTGCTGCGCGCCGGTCACGTAGGCTTCCTGTTACTGCTGGTATTCCTCTGCTACCCGGCCCGCGGCGACGGCAAGCCGTTCCAGCCGCTGGCCTGGCTGCTGGGCCTGGCCGGCTTCGCCACCTTCTTCTATCAGTGGTATTTCGAAGCCGACCTGATCCAGCGCTCCGGCGATATGACCACTGCCGACATGGTGGTCGGCCTGACGCTGATCGTGCTGGTATTCGAGGCCGCGCGCCGGGTCATGGGCATCGCCCTGCCGATCATCTGCGGGCTGTTCCTGGCCTACGGCCTGTTCGGCGAGTACCTGCCGGGCGAGCTGGCGCACCGCGGCTATTACCTGGACCAGATCGTCAACCAGCTGTCGTTCGGTACCGAAGGCCTGTACGGCACACCGACCTACGTTTCAGCGACCTACATCTTCCTGTTCATCCTGTTCGGCTCGTTCCTCGAGCAGGCCGGCATGATCAAGCTGTTCACCGACTTCGCCATGGGCCTGTTCGGCCACAAGCTGGGCGGCCCGGCCAAGGTGTCGGTGGTGTCCTCCGCACTGATGGGCACCATCACCGGTTCGGGCGTGGCCAACGTGGTCACCACCGGCCAGTTCACCATTCCGCTGATGAAACGCTTCGGTTATCGCCCGGCGTTCGCCGGTGGCGTCGAAGCCACCTCGTCGATGGGCAGCCAGATCATGCCGCCGGTGATGGGCGCGGTGGCGTTCATCATGGCCGAAACCATCAACGTGCCTTTCGTCGAAATCGCCAAGGCCGCGCTGATTCCGGCGCTGCTCTACTTCGGCTCGGTGTTCTGGATGGTCCATCTGGAAGCCAAGCGCGCGGGTCTCAAGGGGCTGCCGAAGGATGAATGCCCGAGCGCCATGGCCGCGGTGAAGGAGCGCTGGTATCTGCTGATTCCGCTGGTTGTGCTGGTCTGGCTGCTGTTCTCCGGACGCACACCGATGTTTGCCGGCACCATTGGCCTAGCGCTGACGGCAATCGTCATCCTCGGCTCGGCGATCATCCTCAAGGTGTCGTCGTTCGGTCTGCGCATCGCCTTCTGGATCGCACTCGGCCTGCTCTGCGCCGGCTTCTTCCAGCTCGGTATCGGGGTGATCTTCGCGGTTATTGCGGCGCTGGTGGCGGTGTGCTGGTTCATCAAGGGCGGGCGCGACACGCTCGTAATCTGCCTGCATGCGCTGGTCGAAGGCGCACGCCACGCGGTGCCGGTGGGTATTGCCTGCGCCCTGGTCGGCGTGATCATCGGCGTGGTTTCGCTGACCGGCGTGGCCTCGACCTTTGCCGGTTACATCCTGGCGGTCGGCGAGAACAACCTGTTCCTCTCGCTGTTGCTGACCATGCTGACCTGCCTGGTGCTGGGCATGGGCATCCCGACCATCCCCAACTACATCATCACCAGCTCGATCGCCGCACCCGCGCTGCTGGACCTGGGCGTGCCGCTGATCGTCTCGCACATGTTCGTCTTCTACTTCGGCATCATGGCCGACCTCACTCCGCCGGTGGCGCTGGCCTGCTTCGCCGCTGCGCCGATCGCCAAGGAAAGGGGCCTGAAGATCAGCATGTGGGCCATCCGCATTGCCATTGCCGGTTTCATCGTGCCGTTCATGGCGGTGTACAACCCGGCGCTGATGATGCAGGGCGGCGACTGGGGCGCGACGCTGTACATGCTGTTCAAGGCGGCCTTCGCCGTCGGCCTGTGGGGCGCCGTGTTCACCGGTTATCTGCAACGGCCCATGGCGCTGTGGGAGAAGCTGCTGGCCTTCGCCGCAGCCGCCTCGATGGTGCTGGCGATGCCGATCAGCGATGAGATCGGCTTCGCCCTCGGCGCGCTGTTCCTCGTCCAGCACATCTGGCGCGCTCGCCGCGCCGAGCCGGCGACTGCGTGATCGGCCTGTGCCTGGGGCTGGCCGGTGTGGTGTGGGCCGAAGTGCCCACACCCGCCTTCACCCTGGCGTGGAACCACACCATCGAGAAGATTCGCTGGGAAGAGGATTACCGCGTGACGCCGGGCGGCTTGCTGCTCGGCGAAGCGCGGGTCAAGGGTTCTGGTGCCGGGATGGAAATTCCGGATGACGCCGAACTGCGTGACGGGGCCTGGCACTACCAGCGCCAGATGCCACCGTTACCACTCCTGCGCCTGGGGCGAACCCCCGAAGCAGGGGATTACCAACTGTGTTTTGACCAGCGTTGCCACGCGATGAGCGAATGGCTCGGCCCGCCAAAAGCGGACCAGCCGGCGCTGGAAGTCTGGGGCTGTACCGTGCAAACGGCGAGTGTCGGGAACGATTGACCGGCTCGCCGGTGATCGTTGAAGAGGGGTGTTCGCGCAGGCGGCACTCCTTTTTCTTTGTTTCTTCGATTGGTTCGAGGAGACAGTGATGGCGGCTTGGATGGATGCGGTTCTGAGCGCATAACTATTTTTTGAGCTGCTTGAGGGCTTGGTTTCGCCCTGCTGGGCGACTCACTTTTTTCAGTCGCGAAAAAAGTAAGCAAAAACGCTTGCCCCTCCATTCGGGCCTCGCTGCGCTCGACTTCCCTCGTTCCATCGCCGCTCCGGGGACCGGCGTACAAGGGACATCCATGGCCCTTTACGCCTCTCGCGACATCCATGCCGCTCGCACCCCTACACGACGATTGCACTCGGCCTCCTGAAAGGGGCGAATGGTGTCGCCTGATGACTCGTGCACAAATAGCCAAGCAACCGGACGATGGAGGCCACTCTCCTGCATGGGCAGGCCGTAGAAATTTTTTCGCGCTCCCAACGCAAAATTCGAGGCTGGGCCCACGCGTAGGAGCTTGGAGCTATCAGCGAACATCTAAATGCCGAGGGAAATCGGTCCATTTGTTCTGATCGCACGGCCCATCAGGCGGCTCCAAACGCCCCTTCAGGAGGGTGAACGAAGCCGTCGTGGAGAGGGGCGAGCCGCAGGGATGCGGCGAGAGCCGTATAGGGCCATGGATGGCCCTTGTACGGCGACCCTCGGAACGGCGGCGTAGTGAACGAACCCGTAGCGAAGCGCAGGGCCGGATGCAGGGGCAAAGCGTTTTTGGTTACTTTTTCCCGCGCCTGGAAAAAGTGACTCGCCCAGCAGGGCGAAACCAAGCTCCCAAGCACCTCGCCAATCGGCAAGAGCTGAAGACGTTGCTGATTGTGCCCACGCTCCGGCGCGGGAACGCGGTTGGGGATACTCCGCGTCAGTGGCGCAGGAACGCAGAAAGCAGGTTCCCACGCAGGAGCATGGGAACCATCACTGCCTCAAGTCGGCGCAACGCTCATTTCCCCCGCCCATAAAAAAGACGCACACCCCTTTCGGTGGTGTGCGCCAAAGCGTCCCGCTCGCACGCTGTTACTTGGTTTGCATGATCAGATCCCGACGCATCAGCGTCTTGATCTTCACCAGATGGTCGTCTTCCTGGGTCTTGGCCTTCACGAAGCTGTCGGCGATGTTCGGATGCCCCGCCGCCTGTGCCAGTTCGATCAGCAGTTCCCATGCAGCGTTGTCCGCCAGCTCCACCGTCAGCAGTGCGTTGAGGCACTGATCGACGTTGGTCCGCGGGTCGGTCAGTACGTTGACGATGCCCAGCGCCATGGCCCCAACCACATCGGCGCAGGGAGTCTGCGCCGTCGGGTCGGCACCCAGGGTTTCGATCGACTGATGCACCAGCATCATGTGCTCGTGTTCTTCGTCGCGGATATGCACCAGCGTGTCGATCAGCGCCGAATCCGGCGTATCGAGCCCTTTGACCTTGGCGATCATCGCCTCGTATAGGCGCACCCCATTACGCTCGTAGGCCAGGCGCTCGCCCAGCTTGTCGAGGAATACCTCGGGGCTCTTGCCACGCATCATGTCGAAGCCGGTCTTGAGCATGCCCTTGGCCGATCCCGGCACCGGCACGGAGCCGATACGGTCGGCCTCGGCGGCACGCTCGGCACGTTCGGCCAGCATGCCGCGCTCATCGCCCGGTACGTCCGGATGAATCTCGTTAACGGCATCGAGCAAGCGCTTGGTGTCCTTTGGGGACATCTGTATGCCGGTGAAATTGGTACCCACTTTCGCTGCAGTAGCCATGTTCGTCTCCTCAGGAAGCCTTGCGCATCAGTTCGCCACCCGGCGCCCACTGGTAACCCGCCGAAACGATGTCCGAGGCGAGCCCTTCCGAGGCGAGGTGGTTGCGGTAATCAAGGGAAGATTGCGGTTCCTTGGCCTTGTCCACATAGACCGGCCCGGCCGTACGCAGATTGACCTCGGCGGCCAGCACCTGGCGGACAAAATCGCGCTGGCTCTTGAACTCGACCATCTTCGGCAGCGGGCCACCGAGGATCTCTGCCGGGTCGCGGCCTTCGATCTTCTTGAACCATTCGCAGGCAACATTCAGATGGCCCAGCTCGTAGTCGAGGAAGCGCTCCCAGATGGCCTTGATGCGTGGATTGCTTTCCTGCTCGGCGCAGCTGGCGTACATGTAGACCTCCATCGCCTCGTGCACCAGCCACTTCTCGATATGGCTCTCGCTGGGGTCGGACAGCGAGCCGTACTGGGTTACATGCTGCTCTTCCACCGAGGCGATCTCGGCGTACAGCTGGCGCGCCAGCGGGTCGGCGAACAGCGGGCCGATGTTCTGGTAGTAATCGTGGGTCTGGTACTCGGCACCGGTGATCAGCGCCGCATGGATCTTGGTGATCAGCGCCGCGGTGGTCTTTTCGTAGTTGTCGCGGATGTCGTTTTCCGGATGGCGGTGGTGCTCGGAGGTTTTCCGCCCGGGAACGATGTCGGTGTAGCCCTGCAGGATGTTGTTGGCATCCTTGCCCTCGAGGCGATCAAGCATCGCCGAGTAGCGGTACAGGTGGTCGAAGTCTTCCAACAGGCCGAAACGATAGGTTTGCGCTTGGTAGGGGTCGGGCTCGTTCTGCGCCACGGCGGCGGTCACCTCGATGGCGACCTGCTCGTAGGCCACGGTAGTTTCCAGCGGCGAATGGTCGGCGCCGATCAGCCAGTTGATCATGGTGGCCTGGTGCTGCTCGGTGCGGCGGATCTCCGCCAGCGGCAGACGCAGCTCCTTGTTGAAGCGGGCGATGCCATGCTTGAGGCGCAGCGCGTCGGTTTCGACGCCGTTCATGAGGATGATGCGTACACGGGTAAACGCATCGTCATCAAGCTTGCTGATCGGCTTGCCGGCCATTTCCTTCCATGTGAACTTCTGCTTCTCCAGTGGCGTGCCTTTGTTGTCGAGAATTCCGGAAATGGTCTCCATGGAGCCTCCGTTGTTATGCGTGGGTATCAGGCATGAGGGATCGCCGCCGGTTAAATCGGCGACCTAGTAAAAATGACCGGAGAGCTCAAAAAACGATTCGCACCGTTCAGCGGACAGGCGTATCGCTGCCGATGAACGGTATATCGGGGATTTTCGGCGCAAGAGCCATAACGGCGCGTAACGCCCACGGCAACAGAGCGCACCGTTTCGCTTGTTCAGTCAGCCAGCTGCGCGAGTCTGGTTTCCCGTTCGTCGGCAGATACTTCGGCCAGTGCCGCGACCGCCGTATGAAAGCGCGACCAGTCACGT
This region includes:
- the phnN gene encoding phosphonate metabolism protein/1,5-bisphosphokinase (PRPP-forming) PhnN, yielding MQGRLIYLIGPSGAGKDSLLDAARPALAERHVRVARRVITRSAEATGEAARPVTQAEFERLEAQQAFALSWRANGLAYGIPTEIDEWLAAGEHVLVNGSRGYLPQARQRYPDLLAVLLSVEQDVLRRRLEARGRETDEQIESRLARNALFAGELDDYIRLDNSTPIAESVERLLALIDEHLPSR
- a CDS encoding DNA methylase, which encodes MSAEISAKDLGIDMSEGEGALFKWFLASFLFGKRIQQDIAAEAYRVLVDKHKRDTPRKLGNCSWQELVDMLGEGHYVRYDESTAERLLKLCEKLNQEYGGKFGRIHELSESRKDLEKRLADFEGVGPKTVEIFMREAAKVWY
- a CDS encoding SDR family oxidoreductase, which codes for MKQKIVFITGATSGFGRATARRFAEAGWALVLTGRRSERLEELQSELSSKVPVHIATLDVRHAGAVKEVVEQLPAELRQIDCLVNNAGLALAPQPAQKVDLADWHTMIDTNITGLVNVTHALLPTLIETGKGASIVNIGSVAGHWPYPGGHVYGATKAFVEQFGYNLRCDLLGTGVRVTDIAPGMAETEFTLVRTKGDQDASDRLYRGTTPLTAEDIAEQIFYVATLPDHININRLEVMPTRQAWSPFNIDRDK
- a CDS encoding DUF1850 domain-containing protein — protein: MIGLCLGLAGVVWAEVPTPAFTLAWNHTIEKIRWEEDYRVTPGGLLLGEARVKGSGAGMEIPDDAELRDGAWHYQRQMPPLPLLRLGRTPEAGDYQLCFDQRCHAMSEWLGPPKADQPALEVWGCTVQTASVGND
- a CDS encoding ferritin-like domain-containing protein codes for the protein MATAAKVGTNFTGIQMSPKDTKRLLDAVNEIHPDVPGDERGMLAERAERAAEADRIGSVPVPGSAKGMLKTGFDMMRGKSPEVFLDKLGERLAYERNGVRLYEAMIAKVKGLDTPDSALIDTLVHIRDEEHEHMMLVHQSIETLGADPTAQTPCADVVGAMALGIVNVLTDPRTNVDQCLNALLTVELADNAAWELLIELAQAAGHPNIADSFVKAKTQEDDHLVKIKTLMRRDLIMQTK
- a CDS encoding phosphatase PAP2 family protein, coding for MPEFRSLPGSTRRRAQWRCNPYRLVLAAAIALLSGACSAETLGENLMSWDHWTDSAGRAARDNATWMPLAGAAVIAAGGWDRQWQRSLAKHHYLFGEEGEDASNRLLQAGTLLYATSLVFAAPAETPFTDALDWKAANLGAFVASKASVDELAGRLKLASGRERPDGVPDDAFPSRHSATSAAQNTLTRRNLDYIEMDATLRDAAKIGLHTLDGLTGLARIEADQHYPTDVLAGIALGNFVSSFAFNLLLERGDPQSYQFNVVPALDGYALETHFTF
- the mdcA gene encoding malonate decarboxylase subunit alpha, with the translated sequence MTTTISPPPQWSRRRAEKARRLDQVRNLADGVVLPSDKIVAALEALIAPGDRVVLEGNNQKQADFLSRSLAQVDPGKLHDLHMIMPSVSRAEHLDLFERQIARKLDFSFAGPQSLRISQLLEDGLLEVGAIHTYIELYSRLLVDLIPNVALVAGFQADRHGNIYTGPSTEDTPALVEPTAFSDGIVIFQVNEIVDELPRVDIPASWVDFVVVADKPFYIEPLFTRDPRHIKPVHVLMAMMAIRGIYEKHNVQSLNHGIGFNTAAIELILPTYGESLGLKGKICRNWTLNPHPTLIPAIETGWVESVHCFGTELGMENYIAQRPDVFFTGRDGSMRSNRMMCQLAGQYAVDLFIGATLQVDGDGHSSTVTRGRLAGFGGAPNMGHDPRGRRHPTPAWLDMAMPGGEAPVTMLERGKKLVVQMVETFQEGGKPTFVEQLDAVEVAKKSGMPLAPIMIYGDDVTHLLTEEGIAYLYKARSLEERQAMIAAVAGVTSIGLRHNPKDTARMRREGLIALPEDLGIRRNDATRELLAAKSIAELVDWSGGLYNPPAKFRSW
- a CDS encoding TRAP transporter permease, with protein sequence MSESQGLHASPSEWPRALFYVALLFSIYQIVTAAFHPVTSQVLRAGHVGFLLLLVFLCYPARGDGKPFQPLAWLLGLAGFATFFYQWYFEADLIQRSGDMTTADMVVGLTLIVLVFEAARRVMGIALPIICGLFLAYGLFGEYLPGELAHRGYYLDQIVNQLSFGTEGLYGTPTYVSATYIFLFILFGSFLEQAGMIKLFTDFAMGLFGHKLGGPAKVSVVSSALMGTITGSGVANVVTTGQFTIPLMKRFGYRPAFAGGVEATSSMGSQIMPPVMGAVAFIMAETINVPFVEIAKAALIPALLYFGSVFWMVHLEAKRAGLKGLPKDECPSAMAAVKERWYLLIPLVVLVWLLFSGRTPMFAGTIGLALTAIVILGSAIILKVSSFGLRIAFWIALGLLCAGFFQLGIGVIFAVIAALVAVCWFIKGGRDTLVICLHALVEGARHAVPVGIACALVGVIIGVVSLTGVASTFAGYILAVGENNLFLSLLLTMLTCLVLGMGIPTIPNYIITSSIAAPALLDLGVPLIVSHMFVFYFGIMADLTPPVALACFAAAPIAKERGLKISMWAIRIAIAGFIVPFMAVYNPALMMQGGDWGATLYMLFKAAFAVGLWGAVFTGYLQRPMALWEKLLAFAAAASMVLAMPISDEIGFALGALFLVQHIWRARRAEPATA
- a CDS encoding TAXI family TRAP transporter solute-binding subunit, translated to MRLTKRLGLLAAAAAFTASTAAVAAPTFINILTGGTSGVYYPIGVALSQQYNKIDGAKTSVQATKASVENLNLLQAGRGELAFSLGDSVEDAWNGVEDAGFKAPLKRLRAIAGTYNNYIQIVASAESGIKTLDDLKGKRISVGAPKSGTELNARAIFKAAGLDYKDMGRVEFLPYAESVELIKNRQLDATLQSSGLGMAAIRDLASTMPVTFVEIPAEVVEKIASDAYLAGVIPAGTYDGQDDDVPTVAITNILVTHEKVSDEVAYQMTKLMFDNLTALGNAHSAAKDIKLENATQNLPIPLHPGAERFYKEAGVLK